The window CGTGACGGATACCACCTGAAACTTGACCTGGGGCGCTATACTGCCGCATCTACCTGGTTCGAGTTCCTGACCGGGAGAACGGTTATCGGAAATGGATATGCACCGGCAACCTTGACTCCCCTGGAGGTGATAACGGTTCAACGCGCGGCTCATGAGGCTGTGGCAAGACCATTCGAGGTGACAACGATCCGGTTGTCGGACAGGAGATGGTCAAGTCCCAGCCCCACTTTTGCAGAGGACTTTCCAACCTGGCTACGGAGCAATCCCTGATTCAGTGCTGTTCATAGGATAGCAGACGTTTATCACCTTCCAGCCTGCGCAGCTGTGTGATATCCTGGGTTACCTCCACCACGCCGAGGTACTCACCCTCTTTTCCCCTGACAGCCGAATATTCGATATGGATGAACCGACCCTTGAAGTTCGACATCCAGAAAATGGCCCTGTTCTCTTTCCCGCTTTTGAAATCGGCAAGTATCTGTTCCACCACGTGCACGCTTCCGGGAGGGTGGCACATCCGTACGTCGCGTCCGATAACGGAGCGGTTCCGTTCGAAAACCCTGTTGGGGCTATGTGAAAAGAAGCGCACCCTGTCGTTCTTGTCTACAAAGGTAATGTCGATGGGAAGATGCAGGAAGAGGGCCTCCAGTTCGGCAAGATCAAACGCGCCGGAGGTGAGTCGTATCGCGTCGGCGGTAATGTATTCCGGCTTCTTTGCGCTTACACCTGCCGGCTGCCACTCATCTTCAGGATCAAAGAGACAGTATCCGAATTCGGGAGTCTCCTGGTATATCTTATACCACTCCTCGTCGGTCAGCGTATCCATGGCCATCGGCAAAAGGATCTCCTCCTCCTTCATGATCATCCCCTCCACCATTTCAACGGCGGGTGCCAGTACGTGCTCGATTGTCGATCTCATCTCTTCAACGGATGTGAGTGGTGAACCCAACGCTGCAAAGGCTTTTTTCAACAGTTCCCTGGTTTCGTCATGCTTGCCCCACATCACCTTGGGAGGCCCCGTGATAAGATGTTTTTCCAGA of the Petrimonas mucosa genome contains:
- a CDS encoding DUF438 domain-containing protein, which encodes MSELINNSSQRKELLRHLLLRLHEGENPEVLRQRLIEVLRNIPYNEVVEVEQELISSNALTEEELLDFCDLHTAVLDGSIDLGGARPVPAGHPVDTFKKENRALKDELLKIAALFNDVNNINDRQLPGYILQLRTLFNHLSDVDKHYKRKEYLLFPFLEKHLITGPPKVMWGKHDETRELLKKAFAALGSPLTSVEEMRSTIEHVLAPAVEMVEGMIMKEEEILLPMAMDTLTDEEWYKIYQETPEFGYCLFDPEDEWQPAGVSAKKPEYITADAIRLTSGAFDLAELEALFLHLPIDITFVDKNDRVRFFSHSPNRVFERNRSVIGRDVRMCHPPGSVHVVEQILADFKSGKENRAIFWMSNFKGRFIHIEYSAVRGKEGEYLGVVEVTQDITQLRRLEGDKRLLSYEQH